In Vicugna pacos chromosome 10, VicPac4, whole genome shotgun sequence, the following proteins share a genomic window:
- the MS4A1 gene encoding B-lymphocyte antigen CD20 yields MTTPRNSMTGAVPADPMKGPISMYPVQRRIPRRVPSMVGPTQGFFLRESKALGAVQIMNGLFHIAIGGFLLIHTEVYVPICVILWYPFWGGIMFIISGSLLAAAAEKNSRESLVKGKIIMNSLSLFAAISGVIFLIMDIFNITISHFFKMKTLNFIKVPTPYINIHDCEPANPTDKNSLSMKYCDSIRSVFLGIFALLLIFALCQKLVTAGIVETEWKKMCSRRKANIVLLSAEEKKEQAIEIKEEVVEQPEIAPQPKNEEDIEIIPVQEEEEETEINFPEPPEEQESSPIENDGAP; encoded by the exons ATGACGACACCCAGAAATTCGATGACTGGGGCTGTCCCAGCAGATCCCATGAAAGGTCCTATTTCCATGTATCCTGTCCAAAGACGGATTCCCAGGAGGGTGCCTTCAATGGTGGGCCCCACCCAAGGCTTCTTCTTGAGGGAATCTAAGGCTCTGGGG gCTGTCCAGATTATGAATGGGCTCTTCCACATTGCCATAGGCGGCTTCCTGTTGATCCACACGGAGGTCTACGTACCAATCTGTGTAATTCTGTGGTACCCTTTCTGGGGAGGCATTATG TTTATCATTTCTGGATCACTCCTGGCAGCTGCGGCGGAGAAAAACTCCAGGGAGAGTTTG GTCAAAGGGAAAATCATAATGAACTCGTTGAGTCTCTTTGCTGCGATTTCCGGAGTAATTTTTTTGATCATGGACATATTTAATATCACaatttcccatttttttaaaatgaagactttgaattttattaaagTTCCCACGCCATACATTAACATACACGACTGTGAACCAGCTAACCCCACTGACAAAAACTCCCTATCTATGAAATATTGTGACAGCATACGATCTGTGTTCCTG GGCATTTTTGCGTTGTTGCTGATCTTTGCCTTATGCCAGAAACTTGTGACAGCTGGCATTGTGGagactgaatggaaaaaaatgtgcTCCAGACGCAAAGCT AATATAGTTCTCCTGtcagctgaagaaaaaaaagaacaggcaattgaaataaaagaagaggtgGTTGAGCAGCCTGAAATAGCTCCCCAACCAAAGAATGAAGAAGACATTGAAATTATTCCAgtccaagaagaagaagaagaaacagaaataaacttcCCAGAACCTCCCGAAGAGCAGGAATCCTCACCAATAGAAAATGATGGTGCCCCTTAa